In the Ignavibacteria bacterium genome, ACACCGCCGCCGTGATGTACAGAAACCCAGCTTGCACCTCCGATAGCGTTTAGCAATGCATTCAGTATAGGCCAATCTGCTATTGCATCACTTCCGTCTTTCATCGCTTCCGTTTCGCGGTTTGGCGAAGCAACGGAGCCGCAGTCTAAATGATCGCGCCCGATTACAATTGGAGCTTTTACTTTTTTCTCTTTAACAAGTTGATTAAATATTTTTCCCATCTTTGCACGCTCGCCGTATCCGAGCCAGCAAATTCGTGCAGGCAATCCTTGAAAGTGAACATGTTTCTGCGCCAATTCAATCCAGCGAATTAGAGATTTGTTTTTAGGAAATGTTTCGATTATGGCTTTATCGGTTATAAATATATCTTCAGCTTCACCTGAAAGTGCCGCCCATCTGAAAGGACCTTTACCATCACAGAATAGCGGACGAATATATTCAGGTACAAAACCCGGAATATCAAACGCATTTTTCACTCCATTGGCAAAAGCTTCTCCGCGGATGTTATTACCGTAATCAAATGTAATGCTGCCAAGTTTTTGAAATTCGAGCATTGCATTTAAGTGAATGACAATCGATTTCTTCGAAAGCTTGATATATTTTTCCGGATCAGATTTGCGAAGTGAAAGGGCTTGTTCATAACTCATCCCAGCCGGCACATAACCATTTAAAGTATCATGTGCTGATGTTTGGTCTGTCAATATATCCGGAATGATTTTCATCTCAAGAATTTTTGGAAGGATTTCTGCTGCATTGCCGAGCAGGCCGATTGAGAATCCTTCTTTTTTCTCTTTCGCATTTGAGATTTTATTCAATGCTTCTTCAAGATTGTCAGTCATAATATCGAGGTAGCCGGTTTTGAGTCTCTTTTCTATTCTTGATTTGTCAACTTCGATACCAAGAAAAGCTGCACCATTCATTTTTGCTGCAAGAGGTTGTGCACCCCCCATACCTCCGAGTCCGGCAGTAAGCAAAAATTTTCCAGCAAGTGAACCGTTGAAATACTTGTCTGCGCAAGCAGCAAACGTTTCATAAGTTCCCTGAAGAATTCCCTGCGTTCCAATGTAAATCCAGCTTCCAGCAGTCATCTGTCCGTACATAATCAAACCGAGAGTTTCGAGCTTTCGGAATTCATCCCAAGTTGCCCAATGCGGAACGAGCATAGAATTTGAGATGATCACTCGCGGCGCGTTTGAATGCGTTTTGAAAACCGCTACTGGTTTTCCAGATTGAATTAATAATGTTTCATCGGCTTCAAGTTCTTTCAATGATTTTACGATTGCATCGAAGCATTCCCAATTTCTTGCAGCTTTACCAATTCCGCCATAGACGATTAATTCTGCTGGATTTTCTGCAACATCAAGATCGAGATTGTTCATTAACATTCTTAGGGCTGCTTCTTGAATCCAGCCCTTTGTGTTAAGATTCGTTCCTCTCGGAGCTCTAATTATCTTTTCATTCATATTTTATCTTTTCTTGAAATGATTATTTAACAAACCTTCATATTGATTTATCAGCGATTTGTACATCCATTTTTTGAAGAACCAAGATTTTTTTATTGCATCTTTGTATTGCTTTAAGTTTTCAGTCAGTTGAGTCTCAATTCTCTTTGACTCTTCCTTTGTTAATTTTACGACTTCTTGCGATGAAGAAAACTTCTCCGATAAGCTTTGGTAAATTCTGATCTCGCTGGAATATCTAGAGTCTCCCTCAATTTGCTTGAGGATTTGTTTCACTAATGTGGACAATAATTTTTTTTCAGTTGAATTAAATTCAAAATTATAATTCTTGAATAATGGTTTCATGGTCTCCTAATTATTTAAATGAAAGCAGCTTTTCTCTGGTTTTTTGATAACCAGGTTTTATAACATCGTAAATTATCTTAATTCTATCTTTATATGGAATGAATGCGCTTTTCATTGCATTAATAGTCAGCTTTTCCATATCGTCGAGTCCAATTCCAAAAACATCGGCAGCGATTTTGAATTCTTTTGTGAGTGTATGATCGCTCATTAATCTGTCATCGGTATTTAGACAAACACGGAATTTGTATTTATAATAAATGCCAAATGGATGCAGTTCAAGACTTTTCACTGCACCTGTGTGCACATTGCTCAGTAAACATATCTCAAGAGGAATTCTTTTGTCGAGAACGTATTGAGCTAAATTTCCCATTGAGATCAATTGCCCATCTTTAATTACCATATCTTCAATTAATCTTGTTGCGTGGCCAATTCGATGTGCGCCGCACCATTGAAGCGCCTGCCAAATCGATTCTTTTCCGAAAGCTTCACCAGCGTGAATCGTTATATTGAAATTTTCTCTTTGAATATATTGAAAAGCTTCTATGTGTTTCTTCGGAGGATACCCCCCTTCTTCACCTGCGAGATCAAATCCAACCACTCCTTTATCGCGAAAATCCACAGCGAGTTCTGCCATTTCGAGAGAAAGTTTCATATTCCGCATTGCACAAATTATTAAGCCATACTGTACGCCAAAAGTTTGTCTGCCGCGTTCCAATCCATTTAATACTGCTTGCACAACTTCTTCCCAATGCAAACCTTTGTTTGTATGAAATATTGGGGAAAATCTTGTTTCAATATATACTACGCCATCATTATGCATGTCTTCCATCATTTCGAATGCAACGCGTTCGAGAGCTTCTTTTGTTTGCATAACACCGCAGGTGTGAGCGAAACCCTGTAAAAATTCAACTAAGTTGCCTTTATTTGCACCGCGGTGAAACCACTCAGCTAGTTCTCCGGCATCGGTGGTTGGAAGTTTTGTGTATTTCATTTCTTTTGCAAGATCAATCACAGTTTGCGAGCGTAATCCGCCATCGAGATGGTCGTGCAAAAGAACTTTTGGAACTTCTTTAATGATATCAAAAATTTCTTGTTTCACAGGTTACCTTTCTGGTGTTATCGGAATTTGTAATTTGATGGAGCATTAATTTTGACATAATCATCGGTCAATTAACTAACCACAACAAATTTATGCAAAAGAGGGAGTAATTTCAATTTAATGATGAGCATAATCGCTGAAGAGAGGTTTATGATTTAATTGAATTAATAATCAACAAGTTTAACCCAAATTTGTCATTAGGAAAAAACCAAATCGTATAAATCCTGAAATAACATTTTGTTATTGACATTTTAAGAAATAAGATTTGCTTACATATAGAATTAATTATGGTCAAAAAATTATTAGATTAGTTTATATAAAACAATGAGTTACAAGCCATTTTTTCTATTGTCGGTCATGAGAAATTTCTAATGATAAATCCGGGTTTAATTAATTTGCTAATCGTTTTGATGTTTCAAGATAAATATTTAAATCGGTCATGCACAAATATTTTTTTGATTTACAGATAAATCTGCTTCAATGTTGTTTTACCGTTCGACAATTCACAACTGCAATAATTACTTCGATTTCATAACTTTGGTTGCTGCGAATTATTCCTTTATGAAACACACATTGAAAGGAAGTTTTTCTCTCTGACTTAAGATTCAACCCAAAATTATTATTAAATAAATTTCTAAATAGCAGTCGAGTGTAATATGTACCAAATCACTGACTTCTTAAACAGTTTATTGCTTATAAAGCGACGCTATTATTCAATTCATTTCAATATTAAATTCCAAATAAAAACAATAAGAGAATAAGCTTAAAATTTATTTCAGTCTTATATCTTCAAAATTTTGTCAACTTCCTTTTTATCAAGATCCATTACATAAGGAATTCCTGTTATCTCGGCGGATTCCTTGGTTAAGCACGCAAGGTCGTCACGAGTCATGAACTCAAGTTTGAATTTCCTGCTTCCGCACATTAATTGACGCAAACCCTGAGCCAAACGTTCGTAATAGGTATAAAGTCCTAAAGCTCCGACCGGAACTTTTTGAAATTCATTATCACCAAGCTCCTTCCTGAGATGAGAAGCAGTGACAAAAATCTCATCTACCGATCTTCCGAACCGCTCAATATAAACCGGAAGCTGCCCGTCATCTATTGCTCTGCCAATAGTTTTTCCAACCATAGCTGCTGCAATTGGTGCTCTTGCCATACCAACGAGTTTAGTAAATGGGGCGCCAAGTGCCAATCCTTTAAAGATTTGATCTTCAAATGTAAATCCTCCGGCGAATGCAACTGCCGGAACGTAGTGTCCTTTGTCTGATAACTTTTTGATATAACTATAAGCTAGTGAGTGTAATTCAAGTGGGGGGATACCCCATTCATTCATCATTCTCCATGGACTCATTCCGGTGCCTCCGCCTGCACCGTCGATTGTGAGCAGATCGATTTTATATTTTGAGCAAAATACTATTGCACGCGCGAGATCGAGCGGGCGATAAGCACCTGTTTTCAGAAATATATATTTTGCTCCGGCTTTTTTTAACTCTTCAACTCTTTTAGCAAATCCTTCTTCCGAAACCATTCCAATTCTAGAATGTCTTTCGAATTCAGTAAATGCACCTTTCTCAAAAGCCTGAATTACATTTGCATCGGTGGGATTTGGTAGAACAATATAACCTCTATCATGAAGGAGCTGAGCTTTTTTTAGATCTCTGATTTTAACCTCACCTCCAATATTTTTGGCGCCTTGTCCCCATTTTAATTCAACTATTTCAACACCTAATTTTTCGATTGCATATTCTTGAACACCGAGCCGGGTATCTTCAACATTTGCCTGAAGGATAATGGCACCATAATCATTTCGTTTAAAATCGTTATAAAGTTGGACTCTGCGTTTTAGATCAACCGTGTCGATTACTTTCCCGTTCTTTATTACTGTTTGAGGATCCATACCAGCAACATTTTCACCGATGGTAAGTCCGGTTCCTGATATTGCTGATCCAATTGCTAATCCTTCCCAATTATTCTTAGCAATATTGGTAGAGCCAATTCCTGGAATAATCCAAGGATATTTAAATTTGATACCGCCATCATGCCCGAAATGAACTTCGAGATTTACAGCAGGGAAGATTGCTTTATCGCTGTCTGCTTCTATTCCTGAAGCACCTATTACTCCTCCCATAATGTTTAAATGAGAATAATCTATGGGATAGACTTTTTCCGCGGCGGTTGTTATTACGCCAAATGGTTGAGGATAGATTACCTCGTGACCTCTATAAGCTGATTTACCGATTTCACACATCCCAATACAACCGTCGACACAGGTTACGCACATTCCGGAAGAGGGAGTGATACTGCCGTCAGTTCTGTTTTTTGTTAATGTAGCTGCAGACGAATTAATTCTTGAGTACGACATTTATTTAACTCCTTTATTTTCTAAATCTACTATTTCGCATGCTACACATGGATCCATGTAGCACATCATATTTTGAAAGTGTTCTTTTTCCACGCAGGGCGGAGAAATATTTGCACATCCGCCGCATACTGCTTTTTCAGGATCGATATAAGTACATCTTAGTTGACAAGCCGGACAAACATAAATACACCCGCCGCAAAGCCTGCAAACTTCGGATTTGATATCGAATGGTGTTCCGATACTTCGCTTTTCGCCGCGTCCTCTAAATCCAATGGCCTTCGCGACCATCTGTTCATTACACATTCTCACGCACAATCCGCAAAGAATACAATCTTCATATTCTTGTTTAAATCGCTGTTGTCTTACATCATGTTGGGAAGCAATATCTTGAATTATTTTGGATTGCGGGCAAGATGCTAATAACAATTCGATAACCATTTTTCTTGCTCTCATAACTCGTACAGAACCAGTTTTAACTTTTAATCCTTCTTCGGCCGGATATGTACAAGAAGATACCAGCTTAGCTCTTTCACCTTCGCCGATTTCAACTACACACAATCTGCATGCACCATACGGAGTTAAGCCTTCCAAGTGGCACAGAGTTGGAATTGGGAATCCTATAAATTGAGCAGCTTCTAAAATTGTACTCCCTTTTTCAACTGAAACTGATAATCCATTTATTTTTAATGTGATCATGTAACTACCTCCGAACCTTTATTAACAGTTTCATTTACTTTTTCCAAAGATTGCGTGAATTCCAGATCGCATCTCAAACATCGACTCGCTTCATACCTGGCAGATTCATCCGACAATACTTTCTCGACTTCTTCTAATCCTTTTCTCCTTCGTTCTAAAGAGATAGTCGGCAATTTTATTCTTGCTAATTGCTGCTCATCTGATTGTTCACCGTTCACTGGTGGGATGTATATTTTTGGGAGATTGACCTCAAACGGTTGATTTAATTTCTGAGCTTGCAAATATCGATTAATCATAATTGCAGCTTTTTTCCCTGCAGCAATTGCTTCAATTACCGTTTTTGGGCCAGTAACGACATCTCCACCGGCAAATACTCCTTTCCGATTTGTTTGAAGAGTCTCTTTATCAACGATTAGTGTTCCCCATTTATCTACTTTAATTCCCATTTCAGAAATATAGGCCACGTCAGGAGTATCGCCAATGGTGACAATTAAAGTATCAAATTCGAATGATTCTTCTGTACCAGGAATTGGTACTGGATTTCTTCTGCCGCCTGGATCTATTTCACCTAACTGATTTCTAATTACTTCGACTCCCGCGAGTTTGCTATTTCGTGAATGAATTTTAACTGGCGAGACTAATGTTATTAAATTGATACCTTCTTCTATTGCCGCATCAATCTCATGTTGAAGTGCAGGCATTTCTTTCCGAGTTCGCCTGTACAGTACAGTGACGCTTTCCACTCCGTCTTGTCTCAACGAGACTCTTGCAGCGTCAATTGCAGAATCCCCGCCGCCAATTACTCCAACTTTACCTTTAGCAAGATTTCTTCCCTTTAAATTAAATTCTTTCAAAAACTCGATCGCAGGATAAACACCATCCAAATCTTCCCCTTCAATGTTTAGGAGTTTACTTTTGTGAGCACCCATTGCTAGGAAGATTGCTTTGTAATCGTCATTTAGAAGACTATCGATTGTAATATCTTTTCCCATTTCGATGTTGTATTGAATATTGATATTGCTATCGATCAGCGAATCAATCTCTTTCTTAATTATATTTCGCGGGAGGCGATACTCTGGAATACCGCATGTTAACATCCCCCCAGGGATATTTTCTTTTTCAAAAATATCTACTTTATAACCTTTCAATGATAAATAATGTGCTGCAGTTAGTCCGCCAGGGCCTGAACCTATTATGGCAATTTTGAATTTGTTAGCATTTTTGATTGTGGCTCGTTCGGGTTGATAGATTGAAGGCTCAATCCTATCGGTGATGAACCGCTTTAATGCTCTAATAGCAATTGCATCACCTCCGCTTGTACCTGCGCGGCACTTGTACTCGCAAGGATGGCTGCAGACTCTGGCACACACGGATGGAAAAGGATTTGTCTCTCTAATGGCTAAATATGCTTTTTCATACTCACCGTTAGAAATATGAGCAATATATCTCCAAGCTTCAGTCCCTATCGGACAAGTAGACTGACAAGGAGCTCCGACTAGTTCTCTGCATACTGCAGCCCTGCATTTTTTATTTTCAATATGCTCTATATATTCATCTTTAAAATATTGCAGTGTAGATAATACTGGATTAGAAGCCGACTGACCTAATCCGCACATTGTTGTATCTTTTACTACGATAGCTAATTCTTCCAAAAGTTGTATTTTATCCAAAGTAGCTTTCCCCCGGGAAATGTCATCCAATAATTCATACATTCTCTGTGTACCTTTCCGGCACATAAAACATTTACCGCATGATTCATCTTTTAAGAAGTTCATGAAATATTTTGCAACATCGACCATGCATGTATTTTCATCCATCACAATCATTCCGCCGGAACCCATTATAGTACCTGCTTTACTCAGTGAGTCGTAATCAATAGGTATATCAAATTTATTAACTGGGATACAACCTCCCGAAGGACCACCTGTTTGAACTGCTTTTAACCGTGTCTCTTTTTCAGATCCGCTTCCAATGTCAAATACAATCTCTTTAATCGATATTCCCATTGGCACTTCGACCAATCCAGTGTTTTTTACTTTCCCAACAAGACTGAAGATTTTCGTTCCGGAATTATTTTTCGTGCCGATTTGAGCAAAGTGCTGAGCACCCATTTCAATTATTGCCGGGATATTTGCCCATGTTTCAACATTATTTATTGCGGTTGGTTTTCCATAGATCCCTTTGGTAATAGGGAAGGGAGGTCTCTGAACCGGTTCTCCCATAAATCCTTCAATTGATTTTATTAGGGCAGTTTCTTCACCACACACGAAGGCACCGGCTCCTCTAACAATTTTTATATCGAAGGAAAAGGCGGTTCCTAAAATATTTTTTCCTAGGAAGCCAATTTCATTCGCAACTCGAAGTGCAATGATTAAATGTTTGATTGCAAGAGGGTATTCATTTCTAACATATATTATACCCTCGTTTGCACCAGTTGCAAAAGCACCAATCATCATTCCTTCAATGATACTGTGTGGATTACCCTCGAGTAAACTGCGATCCATATACGCTCCAGGGTCACCCTCATCGGCATTGCAAACAAGGAATTTACCATATCCATTTTTTTGCTTCGAAAGAAGTTCCCATTTCTTTCCGGTTAAAAATCCTGCACCTCCTCTTCCTCGCAAACCAGATTTGATAATTTCATCAATAATCCATTGGGAATCATTTTTGTGAAGGACATTAACGAAAGAATCATATCCACCGATTTCAATATAATTGTAAATTCTTATAGGATCGACTTTCTCATTCCTAGAGAGTAAAATTCTATTCTGTTTTTTGAAGAACGGTATATCATCCTGTTTCTGGATCCTCTTACCCGAATCAAGATCAAAAAATAATAGCTCCTCAATAATTTCTTCCCGCGAGATTGCCTTAATAATACTTGGTATGTCTTTAACAGAAACTTTAGGATAATAAGTTCTGTATGGTTCGACCAAAATAGAGGGTTCCATTTCACAAAAACCGTGACAACCTGTTATGCGCAATTTAATTTTTGCAGTAAGGTTTTTACTAATTAATTCTTTTTTCACTACTCTAATTAAGTCATTAGCTCCGCTTGCTTGCCCGCATGTTCCAGCTGAAATTATTATTGTGGGAATATGTTCCATTTTATCAACTGAAATGAGACTTTGAAGTGAATGAAATTCGGAAATACTGTTTAGTCTATTCATTTATCCACCTGTTGAGCATTAATAATTAATTCCAGTTATGTCGAGCATGTGCCACCTGCATCCACGCTTAGAACAAATTTGAATCATACCACCGCCTCGTACAATCATGGGAACTGTTAATGAACCACATTCCGGGCAAGGTGAACCACCGCGTAATTCAGCGTGACAGAAGGGACAAAAAAAGTTACAAATAACACCTGTTGTAATTTCGTATTCTGATTCAATATTAAAGCTGCCGTATAAGCTCGAAAGTCTTCCCCAGCCATGTTTTCGTTCGAAAGATAGTGTAAGCTTGATTGATGGGTGTCCATCAATCTTATGTTCTGAATCCATAAGACTATGATTGCACCTTGCACAGCTTATTTCAAGAGGAAAGATTCTTTCATCAGTTTTTATTTCAAACCGATCAAGACCTTCATTAGTTTGTTTGATTATTTGTTTTACCTTTCGAGAGGCAACTTTTGAAAAATAATGACCATCCGAAACTACAATTGGTCCCAAAGCACAGGCTCCAAGACAAGCGACAGTTTCGAGGGTGAATTTATTATTTTTTGTTGTATCACCAGCATGGATGCCAAGCTGTGCTTCGAATTCTTTTTGAATGTTTGGACCTCCCCTCACATGACATGCTGTACCAAGACAAACACAAACTAAATGTTTCCCCCGCGGCTTTAAGCTGAAGGATTTATAAAAAGTCGCGACTCCGTAAATGTCAACTAAAGACTTTCCAGTCTCTTCAG is a window encoding:
- the hutU gene encoding urocanate hydratase, whose translation is MNEKIIRAPRGTNLNTKGWIQEAALRMLMNNLDLDVAENPAELIVYGGIGKAARNWECFDAIVKSLKELEADETLLIQSGKPVAVFKTHSNAPRVIISNSMLVPHWATWDEFRKLETLGLIMYGQMTAGSWIYIGTQGILQGTYETFAACADKYFNGSLAGKFLLTAGLGGMGGAQPLAAKMNGAAFLGIEVDKSRIEKRLKTGYLDIMTDNLEEALNKISNAKEKKEGFSIGLLGNAAEILPKILEMKIIPDILTDQTSAHDTLNGYVPAGMSYEQALSLRKSDPEKYIKLSKKSIVIHLNAMLEFQKLGSITFDYGNNIRGEAFANGVKNAFDIPGFVPEYIRPLFCDGKGPFRWAALSGEAEDIFITDKAIIETFPKNKSLIRWIELAQKHVHFQGLPARICWLGYGERAKMGKIFNQLVKEKKVKAPIVIGRDHLDCGSVASPNRETEAMKDGSDAIADWPILNALLNAIGGASWVSVHHGGGVGIGYSIHAGMVVVADGTDEAEQRLERVLTYDPGMGIVRHSDAGYERAIQNAIEHKINIPMLKKNFNQ
- a CDS encoding adenosine deaminase, with protein sequence MKQEIFDIIKEVPKVLLHDHLDGGLRSQTVIDLAKEMKYTKLPTTDAGELAEWFHRGANKGNLVEFLQGFAHTCGVMQTKEALERVAFEMMEDMHNDGVVYIETRFSPIFHTNKGLHWEEVVQAVLNGLERGRQTFGVQYGLIICAMRNMKLSLEMAELAVDFRDKGVVGFDLAGEEGGYPPKKHIEAFQYIQRENFNITIHAGEAFGKESIWQALQWCGAHRIGHATRLIEDMVIKDGQLISMGNLAQYVLDKRIPLEICLLSNVHTGAVKSLELHPFGIYYKYKFRVCLNTDDRLMSDHTLTKEFKIAADVFGIGLDDMEKLTINAMKSAFIPYKDRIKIIYDVIKPGYQKTREKLLSFK
- a CDS encoding FMN-binding glutamate synthase family protein, which codes for MSYSRINSSAATLTKNRTDGSITPSSGMCVTCVDGCIGMCEIGKSAYRGHEVIYPQPFGVITTAAEKVYPIDYSHLNIMGGVIGASGIEADSDKAIFPAVNLEVHFGHDGGIKFKYPWIIPGIGSTNIAKNNWEGLAIGSAISGTGLTIGENVAGMDPQTVIKNGKVIDTVDLKRRVQLYNDFKRNDYGAIILQANVEDTRLGVQEYAIEKLGVEIVELKWGQGAKNIGGEVKIRDLKKAQLLHDRGYIVLPNPTDANVIQAFEKGAFTEFERHSRIGMVSEEGFAKRVEELKKAGAKYIFLKTGAYRPLDLARAIVFCSKYKIDLLTIDGAGGGTGMSPWRMMNEWGIPPLELHSLAYSYIKKLSDKGHYVPAVAFAGGFTFEDQIFKGLALGAPFTKLVGMARAPIAAAMVGKTIGRAIDDGQLPVYIERFGRSVDEIFVTASHLRKELGDNEFQKVPVGALGLYTYYERLAQGLRQLMCGSRKFKLEFMTRDDLACLTKESAEITGIPYVMDLDKKEVDKILKI
- a CDS encoding hydrogenase, with amino-acid sequence MNRLNSISEFHSLQSLISVDKMEHIPTIIISAGTCGQASGANDLIRVVKKELISKNLTAKIKLRITGCHGFCEMEPSILVEPYRTYYPKVSVKDIPSIIKAISREEIIEELLFFDLDSGKRIQKQDDIPFFKKQNRILLSRNEKVDPIRIYNYIEIGGYDSFVNVLHKNDSQWIIDEIIKSGLRGRGGAGFLTGKKWELLSKQKNGYGKFLVCNADEGDPGAYMDRSLLEGNPHSIIEGMMIGAFATGANEGIIYVRNEYPLAIKHLIIALRVANEIGFLGKNILGTAFSFDIKIVRGAGAFVCGEETALIKSIEGFMGEPVQRPPFPITKGIYGKPTAINNVETWANIPAIIEMGAQHFAQIGTKNNSGTKIFSLVGKVKNTGLVEVPMGISIKEIVFDIGSGSEKETRLKAVQTGGPSGGCIPVNKFDIPIDYDSLSKAGTIMGSGGMIVMDENTCMVDVAKYFMNFLKDESCGKCFMCRKGTQRMYELLDDISRGKATLDKIQLLEELAIVVKDTTMCGLGQSASNPVLSTLQYFKDEYIEHIENKKCRAAVCRELVGAPCQSTCPIGTEAWRYIAHISNGEYEKAYLAIRETNPFPSVCARVCSHPCEYKCRAGTSGGDAIAIRALKRFITDRIEPSIYQPERATIKNANKFKIAIIGSGPGGLTAAHYLSLKGYKVDIFEKENIPGGMLTCGIPEYRLPRNIIKKEIDSLIDSNINIQYNIEMGKDITIDSLLNDDYKAIFLAMGAHKSKLLNIEGEDLDGVYPAIEFLKEFNLKGRNLAKGKVGVIGGGDSAIDAARVSLRQDGVESVTVLYRRTRKEMPALQHEIDAAIEEGINLITLVSPVKIHSRNSKLAGVEVIRNQLGEIDPGGRRNPVPIPGTEESFEFDTLIVTIGDTPDVAYISEMGIKVDKWGTLIVDKETLQTNRKGVFAGGDVVTGPKTVIEAIAAGKKAAIMINRYLQAQKLNQPFEVNLPKIYIPPVNGEQSDEQQLARIKLPTISLERRRKGLEEVEKVLSDESARYEASRCLRCDLEFTQSLEKVNETVNKGSEVVT
- a CDS encoding NAD(P)H-dependent oxidoreductase subunit E, whose translation is MAHESQIKNEEPSVPIRDGIISILESIQADHGYLPISELKKVAEETGKSLVDIYGVATFYKSFSLKPRGKHLVCVCLGTACHVRGGPNIQKEFEAQLGIHAGDTTKNNKFTLETVACLGACALGPIVVSDGHYFSKVASRKVKQIIKQTNEGLDRFEIKTDERIFPLEISCARCNHSLMDSEHKIDGHPSIKLTLSFERKHGWGRLSSLYGSFNIESEYEITTGVICNFFCPFCHAELRGGSPCPECGSLTVPMIVRGGGMIQICSKRGCRWHMLDITGINY